One part of the Laspinema palackyanum D2c genome encodes these proteins:
- a CDS encoding SemiSWEET transporter: MSEQTITIIGLLAGTLTTLAFVPQVLQTWKSKSTKDVSLNTFLMFCSGIFLWLIYGLFKQDIAIILANFITFILASIILGLKLKYK, from the coding sequence ATGAGTGAACAGACGATTACGATTATAGGATTGCTCGCTGGGACATTAACAACGTTGGCCTTTGTCCCTCAAGTTCTCCAAACTTGGAAATCTAAATCCACCAAAGATGTCTCATTAAATACTTTTTTAATGTTTTGCAGTGGGATTTTTCTCTGGCTGATTTATGGTTTATTTAAGCAAGATATTGCCATAATATTAGCCAATTTTATCACCTTTATTTTGGCTTCGATTATTTTAGGTCTTAAATTAAAATATAAATAG
- a CDS encoding B12-binding domain-containing radical SAM protein encodes MTPSIFDAEHLLFTPATADADAIPVIYAFPNEYTVGITSLGYQIVWATLATRGDLQVSRLFTDLHEPLPGEPELLGFSVSWELDYVNILGLLESLDIPIRASDRQESHPLIFGGGPVLTANPEPFADFFDVILLGDGENLLGEFVDGYQQVRKAGRSQQLQHLAQIPGVYVPSLYEVTYHSPDGAIASIHPIDSDIPETVAKQTYRGNVLSTSSVVTEKAAWPDIFMVEVVRSCPEMCRFCLASYLTLPFRTASLEHSLIPAIERGLQVTRRIGLLGASVTQHPEFNQLLDYLNQPQFEDVRLSIASVRTNTVTPELAQTLASRGTKSLTIAIESGSERVRKIVNKKLENQEITQAAINAKAGGLTGLKLYGMSGVPGEELEDLEATVQLLQSLKKSAPGLRLTFGCSTFVPKAHTPFQWFGVNPQAEKRLKKLQKELGKSGIEFRPESYNWSVIQALISRGDRRLSSLLELVRHYGETLGSYRRAFKELRGTLPDLEFYVHENWESTQILPWNHILGPLPVTTLQKHLAEAMSYFPTAEKIISPVS; translated from the coding sequence GTGACTCCTTCTATCTTTGATGCTGAACATCTGTTATTTACTCCGGCGACTGCGGATGCTGATGCAATTCCCGTTATTTATGCCTTTCCCAATGAGTACACCGTTGGGATTACTAGCTTAGGCTATCAAATCGTTTGGGCGACCCTGGCAACACGCGGAGATTTGCAAGTTTCTCGGTTGTTTACGGATTTGCACGAACCCTTACCTGGGGAACCGGAATTGTTGGGATTTTCCGTTTCTTGGGAATTGGATTATGTGAATATTCTGGGATTATTAGAGTCTCTGGATATTCCGATTCGGGCATCCGATCGCCAAGAATCACACCCGTTAATTTTTGGCGGGGGTCCGGTTTTGACGGCGAATCCTGAACCCTTTGCTGACTTTTTTGATGTAATTTTACTCGGGGATGGAGAAAATCTCCTCGGTGAATTTGTGGACGGGTATCAGCAGGTACGCAAGGCAGGGCGATCGCAGCAATTGCAGCATCTGGCGCAAATTCCTGGGGTGTATGTCCCCAGTTTGTATGAAGTCACCTATCATAGTCCCGATGGGGCGATCGCCTCAATTCACCCCATTGATTCAGACATTCCTGAAACTGTCGCCAAACAAACCTATCGCGGTAATGTTTTATCCACCTCATCTGTGGTGACAGAAAAAGCCGCTTGGCCGGATATTTTCATGGTAGAAGTGGTTAGAAGTTGTCCAGAAATGTGTCGGTTTTGTTTAGCAAGTTATCTAACTTTACCCTTTAGAACCGCCAGTTTAGAACACTCTTTAATTCCGGCCATTGAACGCGGATTACAAGTCACGCGGCGGATTGGATTGTTAGGCGCTTCGGTGACTCAGCATCCGGAATTTAATCAATTATTAGATTACCTAAATCAACCCCAATTTGAGGACGTGCGTCTGAGTATTGCCTCAGTTAGAACCAATACCGTCACCCCAGAATTAGCCCAAACCTTGGCCAGTCGCGGGACAAAATCTCTGACCATTGCTATCGAAAGCGGTTCGGAACGGGTACGGAAAATTGTCAATAAAAAGCTGGAAAATCAGGAGATTACCCAAGCGGCCATTAATGCTAAAGCGGGGGGGTTAACTGGATTAAAACTCTACGGAATGTCTGGGGTTCCGGGGGAGGAACTGGAGGATTTGGAGGCAACGGTGCAATTGTTGCAGTCTTTGAAAAAATCTGCACCGGGTTTACGTTTGACCTTTGGCTGTAGCACCTTTGTCCCGAAAGCGCATACCCCATTTCAGTGGTTTGGGGTGAATCCGCAAGCGGAAAAACGGTTGAAAAAGTTACAGAAAGAATTAGGGAAATCGGGGATAGAATTTCGGCCAGAAAGTTATAATTGGTCCGTGATTCAAGCCTTAATTTCCCGAGGCGATCGCCGCTTATCTTCCCTCTTAGAATTAGTCCGCCATTATGGCGAAACCCTCGGCAGCTACCGTCGCGCCTTTAAAGAATTGCGAGGAACATTGCCAGACTTGGAATTTTACGTTCACGAGAATTGGGAATCCACCCAGATTTTACCCTGGAATCATATTTTAGGACCCTTACCTGTGACCACATTGCAAAAGCATTTAGCGGAGGCAATGAGTTATTTTCCTACGGCAGAAAAAATCATTTCCCCTGTGAGTTAG
- a CDS encoding WD40 repeat domain-containing protein: MSMNFEGPKYYDAVMGGHHAPPPGAAVLGGLTGIQTRLAVVDIPVKVSALKEALNYGQAGLELVIDALKDDCHTVRRSAFLLLKHRREPTAIAALKKFNAYRFFECVHTIQAHRSWVLSLAFSPTGRQIASASKDKTIKLWVRDTGRKLYTLKGHSHWVSAVAYSPRSPILVSGSWDYTIKLWQRLGESELHSFPGDSEIYAIAISPDGEFIAGGSGDKTIKLIDIAKKQQVQTLVGHQGYAMAVAFSPNSQLVASGSSDKTIKVWHRETGKELYTLTGHGEQVCAIAFSPDGQILASSSFDQTINLWQVQTGRHICTLFGHTHWVYAIAFSPDGQTLASCSRDNTVKLWHVKTGREIRTLPGHTRATCAVAFSPDGQTLATGGDDGTIKIWEWH; this comes from the coding sequence ATGTCAATGAATTTTGAGGGTCCGAAATATTATGATGCTGTTATGGGGGGTCACCATGCGCCGCCACCGGGTGCGGCAGTATTGGGAGGACTGACGGGGATTCAAACCCGCTTGGCGGTGGTGGATATTCCGGTGAAAGTTTCGGCGTTGAAAGAGGCGTTAAATTATGGTCAGGCGGGTTTAGAGTTAGTCATTGATGCCTTAAAAGATGACTGCCATACCGTGCGGCGATCGGCGTTTTTGTTGCTGAAACATCGGAGAGAACCGACGGCGATCGCTGCTTTAAAAAAGTTTAATGCTTATCGATTTTTTGAATGTGTTCATACCATTCAAGCGCATCGCAGTTGGGTTTTGTCCCTCGCTTTTAGTCCGACGGGACGGCAAATTGCCAGCGCCAGTAAGGATAAAACGATTAAATTGTGGGTGAGGGATACGGGACGAAAATTGTACACCCTCAAGGGTCACAGTCATTGGGTTTCCGCAGTGGCATATAGTCCGCGATCGCCGATTCTCGTGAGTGGCAGTTGGGACTACACCATCAAACTCTGGCAACGTTTGGGGGAAAGCGAACTCCATAGTTTCCCGGGAGACAGCGAAATTTATGCGATCGCCATCAGTCCCGACGGAGAATTTATCGCGGGTGGCAGTGGGGATAAAACCATCAAACTAATTGATATTGCCAAAAAACAGCAAGTTCAAACCCTCGTCGGACATCAGGGATATGCAATGGCAGTGGCATTTAGTCCTAATAGTCAACTCGTTGCCAGTGGCAGCAGTGACAAAACCATTAAAGTCTGGCATCGAGAAACCGGAAAGGAACTCTATACCCTCACCGGACATGGGGAACAAGTCTGTGCGATCGCCTTTAGTCCCGACGGCCAAATCCTCGCCAGTAGCAGCTTTGACCAAACTATCAACCTCTGGCAAGTCCAAACCGGACGCCATATTTGCACCCTCTTCGGTCATACCCATTGGGTTTATGCGATCGCCTTTAGTCCCGATGGACAAACCCTCGCCAGTTGCAGTCGCGACAACACGGTAAAATTATGGCACGTCAAAACAGGCCGAGAAATCCGCACCCTCCCGGGTCACACCCGCGCCACTTGCGCCGTCGCCTTCAGTCCCGATGGACAAACCCTCGCCACCGGCGGCGATGATGGGACGATTAAGATTTGGGAATGGCATTAA
- a CDS encoding protein kinase domain-containing protein, with product MSYCLNPDCQKPQNPTGYNFCHNCGAKLLLGDRYRALKSIGQGGFGRTFLAVDEYKPSKPRCVIKQFFPQYQTPQNAQKAAQLFQKEAVRLDDLGTHPQIPALLAHFESDNYQYLVQEFIDGQTLAQELEAEGALSEFKVREVLFDLLPVLQFVHEKKVIHRDIKPENIIRRATITELLEANNEMQEEPNRFKSGQLVLVDFGAAKFATATALGRTGTVIGTAGYVAPEQFLGQAVPASDLYCLGVTCVQLLTATEPFSLFDVKEGVWHWRDYLLSPVTLEFAKILDRLLEANLNRRYHSATEVLTDLDWLPPITNRTTPKPNQSPGVRGNSSPPPPNNPSIVSRLMGATPQMIKGTILENFGKFDAAIASYDQAIALKPNNADAWYKKARIHAEMGNYDEALSSYEKTLELKPDRWDAWRDKGIMLYKLRRYPDAVSSYLKALQFQPNQALVWLLMSMAIKQTGNNKEAQTTLDQARQLMPERDAERASLLWQAWEILIKN from the coding sequence ATGAGCTATTGTTTAAATCCCGACTGTCAAAAGCCTCAAAACCCAACAGGCTATAACTTTTGCCATAATTGCGGTGCAAAGCTGCTACTGGGCGATCGCTATCGTGCGCTTAAATCTATTGGACAGGGTGGGTTTGGGCGCACTTTCCTGGCAGTCGATGAGTACAAACCCTCAAAACCCCGCTGCGTCATCAAGCAGTTTTTTCCCCAATACCAAACCCCCCAAAATGCTCAAAAAGCAGCGCAACTGTTTCAAAAAGAAGCGGTCCGTTTAGATGATTTAGGAACTCATCCCCAAATTCCGGCCTTATTGGCTCATTTTGAGTCGGATAATTATCAATATTTAGTCCAAGAATTTATCGACGGCCAAACCTTAGCCCAAGAGTTGGAAGCAGAAGGCGCACTCTCGGAATTTAAGGTTCGAGAGGTGTTATTTGATTTATTGCCTGTTTTACAATTTGTCCATGAAAAAAAAGTAATTCATCGAGATATTAAACCTGAAAATATTATTAGACGCGCCACTATAACCGAACTTTTAGAGGCGAACAATGAAATGCAAGAAGAACCCAATCGCTTTAAGTCGGGCCAACTGGTGTTAGTTGATTTTGGTGCGGCTAAATTTGCCACGGCAACAGCATTGGGACGGACGGGAACAGTAATTGGCACTGCTGGATATGTCGCCCCGGAGCAATTTTTAGGCCAAGCGGTTCCCGCCAGTGATTTGTATTGTTTGGGGGTGACTTGTGTGCAATTACTAACGGCAACTGAACCATTTAGTTTATTTGATGTTAAGGAAGGAGTTTGGCATTGGCGGGATTATCTATTATCTCCCGTTACTCTGGAATTTGCCAAGATTTTAGACCGATTATTAGAAGCTAATCTCAATCGGCGCTATCATTCCGCGACGGAAGTTCTCACGGATTTAGATTGGTTACCGCCAATCACTAATCGAACGACTCCCAAACCCAACCAGTCCCCTGGAGTTAGGGGAAATTCATCACCGCCGCCTCCCAATAATCCCTCGATTGTCTCCCGATTAATGGGGGCGACGCCGCAAATGATTAAAGGGACAATTTTGGAGAATTTTGGGAAATTTGATGCAGCGATCGCCTCTTATGACCAGGCGATCGCTCTCAAACCCAATAATGCCGATGCTTGGTACAAAAAAGCCCGCATCCATGCGGAAATGGGCAACTATGACGAGGCATTATCCAGCTATGAGAAAACCCTAGAACTCAAGCCAGACCGATGGGACGCATGGCGAGACAAAGGCATCATGCTCTATAAACTTCGCCGCTATCCAGATGCAGTTTCCAGCTATTTAAAAGCGTTGCAATTTCAACCCAATCAAGCCTTAGTGTGGTTGTTAATGAGTATGGCAATTAAGCAAACTGGCAACAACAAAGAAGCACAAACTACTTTAGACCAAGCTAGACAATTGATGCCAGAACGAGATGCTGAACGAGCGTCTTTGTTATGGCAAGCGTGGGAAATTTTAATTAAAAACTGA
- a CDS encoding DNA cytosine methyltransferase, which yields MEGEQLSLWPELKTINSKKIEKQPKLRRYERIQRELVLSETDPYKIFVEVESGRKADTPYLFMDLFCGAGGMTQGLFQAGFNPIASVEVNPIASATYQRNFPNCNHFCGEIENFSPDLVPNKIKSSPVHLIVGGPPCQGFSVAGKRNPNDPRNRLFQEFIRVVAKVRPWYVVIENVPGILTLQKGAIKQAICEALEAIGYSNVSIAILESADYGVPQIRPRAIFIANRFGMQNPYPKPQLTSEQYKPIESAISDLPEYTRIPEINHEWTRHSSEYMERIAKVPPGGSLYESYVDAFKRQYPGKPSMTVKENHGGTHIHPYLNRVISAREMARLQSFPDSFIFEGSMKKAMWQIGNAVPPRLAECIGSALIPALNTIKNSALN from the coding sequence ATGGAAGGAGAACAACTTTCTTTGTGGCCTGAATTAAAAACAATAAATTCTAAAAAAATAGAGAAGCAACCCAAGTTACGACGATATGAGCGGATTCAGCGGGAACTGGTATTGAGTGAAACTGATCCCTACAAAATTTTTGTAGAAGTAGAATCGGGGAGAAAAGCTGATACTCCATATCTATTTATGGATTTGTTTTGTGGTGCCGGAGGAATGACTCAAGGTTTATTCCAAGCTGGCTTTAATCCGATCGCAAGTGTAGAAGTGAACCCGATTGCTTCTGCAACTTACCAAAGAAATTTTCCTAACTGCAATCATTTTTGTGGAGAGATAGAAAACTTCTCTCCCGATTTAGTTCCCAATAAAATTAAGTCTTCCCCAGTACATTTAATCGTTGGAGGGCCGCCCTGTCAAGGGTTTTCCGTAGCGGGGAAACGTAACCCCAATGATCCTCGGAATCGTTTGTTTCAGGAATTTATTAGAGTGGTTGCCAAGGTACGCCCCTGGTATGTTGTCATAGAAAATGTACCGGGAATTCTGACGCTCCAGAAAGGAGCTATCAAACAAGCAATTTGTGAAGCACTGGAGGCGATCGGTTATTCCAATGTATCGATCGCCATTCTTGAATCGGCTGATTATGGCGTTCCACAAATTCGCCCCCGTGCTATTTTTATTGCGAACCGATTTGGAATGCAGAACCCTTATCCGAAGCCTCAATTAACCTCGGAACAGTACAAACCCATCGAGTCAGCAATTTCTGATCTGCCCGAATATACCCGAATTCCTGAAATTAACCATGAGTGGACTCGCCATTCCTCTGAATATATGGAACGAATTGCAAAAGTTCCTCCGGGTGGGTCATTATATGAAAGTTATGTTGATGCTTTTAAGCGGCAATATCCCGGTAAACCCAGCATGACTGTTAAAGAAAATCATGGAGGCACTCACATCCATCCCTATCTCAATCGTGTCATTTCAGCCCGAGAAATGGCAAGATTGCAAAGTTTTCCCGATTCATTTATTTTTGAAGGATCTATGAAGAAAGCAATGTGGCAAATCGGGAATGCTGTTCCACCTCGTTTAGCTGAGTGTATTGGTTCCGCACTGATTCCCGCTCTAAACACCATAAAAAATTCAGCCTTAAACTAA
- a CDS encoding restriction endonuclease — protein MNPEDLPFDIINQFRKNSTQRKVFDLLADQQWHCRRCEGSKIGSGQYAGGGGIQGLQRGTKSRPGLIIETASRYCENCKLNQLQDRWTGNLQPANSSTNISLKLAKKVLEFYAYRDVIEQRTRSVHELIIDHRFPMERWGDTEPPHDADMTPAEIKQKFQLLKKDSAGNHNLLKSRSCERCIKTNKRGTPLGIKFYYEGDENWPADVPVRGKDAEIGCVGCGWYDFETWRDRLNQKIAQAD, from the coding sequence ATGAACCCGGAAGACTTACCCTTTGACATTATCAATCAATTCAGAAAAAACTCGACCCAACGAAAAGTATTTGACCTTCTGGCCGACCAACAATGGCATTGCCGCAGATGTGAAGGAAGCAAAATTGGTTCGGGACAATATGCGGGAGGGGGTGGAATTCAAGGATTACAACGCGGGACCAAAAGTCGTCCTGGTTTAATCATTGAAACTGCAAGTAGATATTGCGAAAATTGTAAACTTAATCAACTACAAGACCGCTGGACAGGAAATCTTCAACCGGCAAATTCTTCAACCAATATTTCCCTTAAACTCGCCAAAAAAGTATTGGAATTTTATGCTTACAGGGATGTAATAGAACAAAGAACCCGTTCGGTTCATGAACTAATAATTGATCATCGCTTTCCAATGGAGCGGTGGGGAGATACTGAACCCCCTCATGATGCGGACATGACCCCAGCAGAGATCAAGCAAAAATTTCAATTACTCAAAAAAGATAGTGCTGGAAACCATAACCTTTTAAAATCCAGAAGTTGTGAACGCTGTATCAAAACTAACAAACGAGGGACACCTTTGGGCATAAAATTCTATTACGAAGGAGATGAAAACTGGCCCGCCGATGTCCCGGTTAGAGGGAAAGATGCTGAAATAGGTTGCGTAGGATGTGGCTGGTATGATTTTGAAACTTGGCGCGATCGCCTCAATCAAAAAATAGCTCAGGCTGATTAA
- a CDS encoding helix-turn-helix domain-containing protein, translated as MNQSRRAILLALGNLVKKRRTELGISQEELGFRANLDRTYISGIERGMRNPSLTAIVSLAKGLSLTVSTLLNGLEVEIDEIE; from the coding sequence ATGAATCAATCGAGAAGAGCAATCCTGCTTGCCTTGGGTAATCTTGTCAAGAAGCGTCGGACAGAGTTGGGAATTTCCCAAGAGGAACTGGGGTTTCGTGCCAACCTGGATCGAACTTACATTTCGGGAATTGAACGCGGGATGAGAAATCCTTCTCTAACTGCTATTGTCAGTCTAGCCAAGGGTCTAAGTTTAACGGTTTCCACTCTTCTCAATGGATTAGAAGTTGAAATTGACGAGATAGAATGA
- a CDS encoding protein kinase domain-containing protein, with amino-acid sequence MTHCLNPNCPKPQNPDGNLFCQSCGAKLRLESSDHSSPTGCYRALQQIGAGGFSKTYLAVDESQPLKPPCIIKQFRPSPTADRPAIELFREEVDRLKIISNHPQIPNLLAWFEQGDRHYFVQNYIPGTNLATELAEQGTFSESQIRELLEAMLPLLHFIHHHRLIHRDIKPENIIRHPHPNQGTLSRGQATKLVLVDFGGSKYATETTLAQLGTTIGSAEYTAPEQLRGQARFASDLYSLAVTCIHLLTQMSPFDLWDSLEGRWVWRDYLLNPVSDGLANILDKMLLESLSKRYASAEVALKELNPKIQLQMPEKSAISKGKVVMVSQYFPPIQNSPPPEQELETPSPSPLNSPPAPVGWNCVQTIAQTGGKTPINAVAFSAQSRAIASGNDKGVVALWDLETGELVQQISASEQGILSIAIASDGQILASGSMDGTVKLWSLWQLSPKDLRDGIPPIPTQTFTGHTSLVSSVAICPDKQRVATGSRDRTVKIWSIATGQLQFNLTGHRDRVTCVAYNPKWATSDPGRSHLLASGSADGSIHLWQADTGELLQDFPAHSGAIHALAIGPDGKTLISCSWDRTLKIWTLPTATDNYPELRETLCPHVLPGSAVAISSNRKTFATASHDTTIKLWTLDTIEPVATLSGHSMTVSSLAYSPDGTTLASASHDGTIKLWRNFSG; translated from the coding sequence ATGACACATTGCCTCAATCCCAATTGCCCCAAACCCCAGAATCCGGATGGGAATCTATTCTGTCAAAGTTGCGGTGCTAAATTAAGACTGGAAAGTTCTGACCATTCCTCGCCCACAGGTTGCTATCGCGCCCTCCAACAAATCGGGGCCGGTGGATTTAGTAAAACCTATTTGGCTGTGGATGAATCTCAACCCCTAAAACCGCCTTGTATTATTAAACAGTTTCGCCCCAGTCCGACCGCCGATCGCCCCGCTATTGAGTTATTTCGGGAAGAAGTTGACCGCTTAAAAATCATTAGCAATCATCCCCAAATTCCCAACTTATTGGCCTGGTTTGAACAAGGCGATCGCCACTATTTTGTTCAAAATTATATTCCCGGGACCAATCTTGCCACAGAACTCGCCGAACAGGGCACATTTAGTGAATCTCAGATTCGAGAATTGCTAGAGGCAATGTTACCTCTCTTACATTTCATCCACCACCACCGCCTGATTCATCGCGATATTAAACCGGAAAATATTATTCGCCATCCTCATCCCAATCAAGGAACTCTCAGCAGAGGGCAAGCAACAAAACTGGTTTTAGTGGATTTTGGCGGGTCTAAATATGCGACAGAAACGACATTAGCCCAACTGGGAACCACAATTGGCAGTGCAGAATATACAGCCCCAGAACAACTCCGGGGGCAAGCCAGATTTGCCAGTGATTTATATAGTTTGGCCGTCACTTGTATCCATTTGCTCACCCAAATGTCCCCCTTTGATTTATGGGATAGTTTAGAGGGGCGGTGGGTTTGGCGAGATTATTTACTCAATCCCGTGAGTGATGGGTTAGCAAATATCCTCGATAAAATGCTGCTGGAAAGTTTATCAAAGCGCTATGCCTCGGCAGAAGTAGCGCTAAAAGAACTCAATCCCAAAATTCAGCTTCAGATGCCTGAAAAATCGGCAATTTCTAAGGGAAAGGTGGTAATGGTATCTCAATACTTTCCGCCAATCCAAAACTCCCCTCCCCCAGAACAAGAATTAGAAACGCCTTCTCCATCCCCTCTGAATTCTCCACCTGCGCCAGTGGGTTGGAACTGCGTCCAAACCATCGCCCAAACGGGTGGAAAAACCCCGATCAATGCCGTCGCCTTTAGCGCCCAATCCCGGGCGATCGCCAGTGGCAATGATAAAGGTGTCGTCGCTTTGTGGGATTTAGAAACTGGGGAATTAGTGCAACAAATCTCCGCATCTGAACAAGGCATACTCTCCATTGCTATTGCCTCCGATGGACAAATCCTTGCCAGTGGCAGCATGGATGGAACCGTTAAACTTTGGAGTCTGTGGCAACTCAGTCCCAAAGATTTGCGAGATGGCATCCCCCCCATCCCAACCCAAACCTTCACGGGACATACTAGCTTGGTGTCATCGGTGGCAATTTGTCCCGATAAACAGCGAGTCGCCACCGGCAGTCGCGATCGCACTGTCAAAATTTGGTCCATTGCAACCGGACAATTACAATTTAACCTCACCGGACATCGCGATCGCGTGACTTGTGTCGCCTACAATCCAAAATGGGCAACCTCTGACCCTGGGCGATCGCACCTTCTCGCCTCGGGAAGTGCCGATGGCTCAATTCACCTCTGGCAGGCGGATACAGGGGAATTACTCCAGGATTTTCCCGCCCATTCCGGTGCCATTCATGCCTTGGCGATCGGTCCCGACGGCAAAACCCTAATCAGTTGTAGTTGGGACCGCACCTTAAAAATTTGGACCCTCCCTACAGCAACGGACAATTATCCTGAATTGCGAGAAACCCTTTGTCCCCATGTCTTACCCGGATCGGCAGTTGCCATTAGTTCCAACCGTAAAACCTTTGCCACCGCCAGTCACGACACCACCATCAAACTCTGGACTTTGGACACAATAGAACCCGTGGCAACCCTATCGGGACATTCCATGACAGTCAGTTCCCTAGCCTATAGTCCCGATGGCACCACCTTAGCCAGTGCATCTCACGATGGCACGATTAAGCTGTGGCGAAATTTTTCGGGTTAG